In Mucilaginibacter celer, one DNA window encodes the following:
- a CDS encoding polyprenyl synthetase family protein, producing MKQLTELQLLINKAVGKLSYPAYPADLYEPISYILSIGGKRMRPALLLLACDLFGGDVNKAIEPALAIEVFHNFTLMHDDIMDKAPLRRGKATVHEKWNTNVAILSGDAMMVEANRMMMMVDDNILREVLNVFNDTATGVCEGQQIDMSFEQRNDVGIAEYLDMIRLKTAVLLGGTMKIGSIIGGASATDAELIDAFGVNLGIAFQLQDDILDVYGDPEKFGKQVGGDIISNKKTYLLIKALELAKNEAKAELNNWINLDQFDNIEKVAAVTAIYDSLDVRPYAEQAMHSFADKAFAALEAISLPEDHKQYLRDFADSLLVREN from the coding sequence ATGAAACAACTTACAGAGTTACAGTTACTGATAAATAAAGCGGTTGGCAAGTTAAGTTACCCGGCTTACCCGGCCGATTTGTATGAACCGATAAGCTATATTCTTTCTATTGGCGGCAAACGTATGCGCCCCGCGCTGCTTTTGTTAGCCTGCGATCTTTTTGGCGGCGATGTTAACAAGGCTATTGAGCCAGCTTTAGCCATTGAGGTATTTCACAACTTTACCCTGATGCATGATGATATCATGGATAAGGCCCCGCTACGTCGTGGTAAAGCAACCGTGCACGAAAAGTGGAACACCAATGTGGCAATCCTATCGGGCGATGCCATGATGGTGGAAGCCAACCGCATGATGATGATGGTTGACGATAATATACTGCGTGAAGTACTGAATGTATTTAACGATACCGCCACAGGCGTTTGTGAAGGGCAGCAGATTGATATGAGCTTTGAGCAACGTAACGATGTTGGCATTGCCGAGTATCTGGATATGATCCGCCTGAAAACTGCTGTGCTGCTTGGTGGAACGATGAAAATAGGCTCCATCATTGGCGGAGCTTCTGCTACAGATGCGGAACTGATCGACGCGTTTGGGGTTAACCTGGGGATAGCATTCCAATTGCAGGATGATATACTGGATGTATATGGCGACCCGGAAAAGTTTGGCAAACAGGTTGGCGGCGATATCATCTCCAACAAAAAAACATACCTGTTGATTAAAGCGCTGGAGTTAGCAAAAAACGAAGCCAAAGCCGAACTTAATAACTGGATCAACCTTGACCAATTTGACAACATTGAGAAGGTTGCCGCAGTAACCGCAATTTACGATAGCCTGGACGTAAGACCATACGCCGAACAAGCCATGCACTCATTTGCCGATAAAGCCTTTGCCGCCCTTGAAGCGATAAGCCTGCCCGAAGATCATAAACAATACCTCCGCGATTTTGCCGACAGCTTGCTGGTAAGGGAGAATTGA
- a CDS encoding energy transducer TonB has product MKKYLPILILLLISSGLNAQKLMPPHFRGGDKAFHDFLDQNLKWPKDTLVKQGVVKVSFFVESNGTLSDIKLAQGFAPEFDKEALRVIRLSPKWVPATRGGKPIKSKYSVPIQYELTVY; this is encoded by the coding sequence ATGAAGAAATATTTACCCATCCTTATCCTTTTATTGATTTCATCGGGCTTGAACGCCCAAAAGCTTATGCCGCCGCATTTTCGTGGCGGAGATAAAGCTTTTCATGATTTTTTAGATCAAAACCTTAAATGGCCAAAAGATACACTTGTTAAACAGGGCGTAGTTAAAGTGAGCTTCTTTGTAGAAAGCAATGGCACACTTTCGGATATTAAATTAGCGCAGGGTTTTGCACCCGAATTTGATAAGGAAGCCCTTAGGGTTATCAGGCTTTCGCCTAAATGGGTTCCGGCAACGCGTGGAGGAAAGCCTATTAAATCAAAATATTCGGTTCCTATTCAGTATGAGTTAACAGTATATTGA
- a CDS encoding energy transducer TonB, with translation MRGILVLFFLVFLTITAKAQNGTSPEIDTATISCKCGHKVDKIPEFPGGEQGFEAFIKKNLKQQANKHDNGRGRVIAAFFIETDGRITNIRIIRGVSSEKDKEVVRLMKKSPRWKPAINNGKPERFEYFIPISFK, from the coding sequence ATGAGAGGGATTTTAGTATTGTTTTTTTTAGTATTTCTTACGATAACTGCAAAAGCACAAAATGGCACTTCGCCCGAGATTGATACAGCGACTATTTCTTGCAAATGCGGTCATAAAGTAGATAAAATACCAGAATTTCCAGGAGGCGAGCAAGGGTTTGAGGCATTTATCAAGAAAAATTTAAAGCAACAAGCAAACAAACATGACAATGGCAGGGGGCGTGTGATAGCTGCCTTTTTCATTGAAACAGACGGAAGGATAACCAACATTCGTATTATTAGAGGAGTATCATCCGAAAAAGATAAAGAAGTTGTACGATTGATGAAAAAAAGCCCGAGGTGGAAACCAGCCATTAATAATGGCAAACCCGAGCGCTTCGAATATTTTATTCCTATTTCCTTCAAATAA
- a CDS encoding TonB family protein, with amino-acid sequence MQKQTIKITEAALTTTFNFDAIKKFIDYITENLKYPEAETIEGEVVVEYTTDEEGKLIEAHIKQSLSEATDAEALRVIRSYTDWRPRVIHSQPKQSKHTIPLRFKRP; translated from the coding sequence ATGCAAAAACAAACAATAAAAATAACAGAAGCAGCGCTAACTACTACTTTCAATTTTGATGCGATAAAAAAATTCATCGATTATATAACCGAAAACCTGAAATACCCGGAGGCTGAAACCATAGAGGGTGAAGTTGTGGTTGAATATACAACCGACGAAGAAGGTAAACTGATTGAGGCACACATTAAACAAAGCTTATCCGAAGCTACGGATGCCGAAGCTTTACGGGTGATCCGTTCTTACACCGATTGGAGGCCCCGGGTTATCCATAGCCAGCCTAAACAAAGCAAACATACTATACCATTACGTTTTAAACGCCCATAG